The genomic interval GAGTACCCCGGTAAATCGTTACGCGGCGCTCAATGCCGTCAGGAATGGTTGCGGAGTAAGCCTTTTCTCGTGTATCGTCAAGGGAACCACCATCGGAAACAAATACAGCGCATTTTTTATCGGGGTAATATTTTTTTAAACCTTCAGCGGATACTGCCACAACATGCGAAATGGTGTCTTCACAATTATAGCAAGGAATGCCGACAATTATATCCACCTCCTGCATTTTACTTATCCACATGTGTACATTTTGACGAACGGCTGATGAGTACTTCTTTTTTAAATTGATCATGAAAATCCCCCCCCTTCTTTTTGTTTATCCCCGGTTAATTATAAAATTACTCTGTATCGATGCACAATCTTTACCCTACTCCATATGTCCGAAAATGTAAGGTATATTTTTCAGATTAACGCGTTTTTGTATTATCAGCTTCTACTGCAGCAATTAATTTATTAAAGAAATCGGGGATTGCAGAAATAATCCTGTTCCAATTTGGAATAAAAGGTATCCCCGATGGGTCATTTAGAAATTGTTCTCCTGCTATGCCAATACTTTTGACGAATGCGTCAACGGCATTCATTTCCTGATGACGGTCAAAAACAAGCCCGTTAATTGCAGAGTCGTGGTTGTATTTTTCAATGAATTCATGACCTGCCCTTTGGTATGTAGCCCTCAGCGTTCTGAAGCATTCACCTGAAAAAACAACACCCATACTAGCCAGATTTTTGTAAATGGACTTAGCGATGTCAATGCTCATTTTGGTAAGCCCGGTGGTTGGGTCTTCGTCAGATAACGGTTGATGTTTGTGTTCATACGTTTCACACAAATCAACCTGGCAAATCCTTCTCATCGAACAATTTCTGTAAACTTCAGCCAAAACACCCACCTCCAGTCCCCAATCTCCCGGTATTCTGTTAATACGTGCAAGGTCGGTTGCCATTGAAAATTCTCCTGCAAGCGGATAACGAAAGCTGTCGAGGTATTCGAGGAAATCGTTATTGCCTATTATTTTTTTCAACGACCTGATGAAAGGAGTCACAAATAACCTTGTGACACGGCCGTGCATCCGATCGGTAATACGGTGATAGTATCCTTTGCAGAATTCAAAATCCAAATTGGGATTTACCACAGGATAGCATAATCGTGCCAAAAGTTCACGGCTATAGTTTGTAATGTCGCAATCATGCAAGGCAATTACTTTTGATTTTTCTGTCGCCAGCACATATCCATAAGCGAGCCATGCTGACCGTCCCTTTCCGTCAATGCCCGCAGATATCTTCTCGTCCGTTAAAAGCTTATACAGATTTTGAATATTTTCTCCGTCATTCCAGATTAATTTTGTTTCCTGAGGGAGAACCGAAAAAAATCGTTTTGCTTCGGCAAATTCGCTTTCATTAAACCGACCAAGCGTCACAACAACCTGGCTTATATACTTTACCTCCTTAATCTGTTCAACGATTCCCCGTAAAGCAGTTCCTTTCAGTTCAACGGGCGTCGCCGGCAAAACAAGCGCAACAGGCCGTGAATAGGCATATTTTTCAATGCCATGCTCTATCTTTTCTATTGTGGTGGTGTCAAACCTGTGAATTGTGGTAATCTCACCATTTTGAAAAAAATCTCCCATGTTTTTCCTCTTTTTATAGGTCTTCGAATATCCTTAATATCTCCCTATTCCAACCTGCCGGGCCAATTCCATCGGCATAAACAAGATTTGGAAGCTGAATCCTTTTATCATAATCTCCCGTTTTTTTCCGGACAATAACGGGAACATCTACCGCGGCTAACATAGGCAGATCTATATGGCTGTCGCCAATGCCAATTGTGCGTATTTGATCATGATAATGATCGCAATACATATTGATTAGCATTCTTACTGCTTTCCCTTTGTCGGTATTTAAGCTAAAAATGTGATGAAAACGTCCTCCTTCCATAAAATTAAAACCCAAAGCATTAAATATTTTTTTGATTTTGTTAATATTTTCATGACCACTTTCTATAAAAATTGGTTCAGAATAAAGACGCTGTTTCGCTCGTATCGCGGAAGAAATATCGATTCCCGTAATAGCCGAAATTTTCCCGGGCGTTAAATCGGAAAAACCTGTTATGGCAATACCGCAAGATTCCCTTATCTTGTGTAATGCAGCTACAATTTCCTTATAGGGGGTTCCAAGCCT from Candidatus Kuenenia stuttgartiensis carries:
- a CDS encoding glycosyl transferase, with product MGDFFQNGEITTIHRFDTTTIEKIEHGIEKYAYSRPVALVLPATPVELKGTALRGIVEQIKEVKYISQVVVTLGRFNESEFAEAKRFFSVLPQETKLIWNDGENIQNLYKLLTDEKISAGIDGKGRSAWLAYGYVLATEKSKVIALHDCDITNYSRELLARLCYPVVNPNLDFEFCKGYYHRITDRMHGRVTRLFVTPFIRSLKKIIGNNDFLEYLDSFRYPLAGEFSMATDLARINRIPGDWGLEVGVLAEVYRNCSMRRICQVDLCETYEHKHQPLSDEDPTTGLTKMSIDIAKSIYKNLASMGVVFSGECFRTLRATYQRAGHEFIEKYNHDSAINGLVFDRHQEMNAVDAFVKSIGIAGEQFLNDPSGIPFIPNWNRIISAIPDFFNKLIAAVEADNTKTR
- a CDS encoding HAD-IIB family hydrolase — translated: MKYIIITDLDGTLLDHTTYSFEKAKEALALVRARNIPVVICTSKTQAEIEVYREKLDNKDPFIPENGGAIIIPDGYFKSVIDKKNGNYSIVRLGTPYKEIVAALHKIRESCGIAITGFSDLTPGKISAITGIDISSAIRAKQRLYSEPIFIESGHENINKIKKIFNALGFNFMEGGRFHHIFSLNTDKGKAVRMLINMYCDHYHDQIRTIGIGDSHIDLPMLAAVDVPVIVRKKTGDYDKRIQLPNLVYADGIGPAGWNREILRIFEDL